One Streptomyces umbrinus genomic window, CGTGAACAGGTGGGAGGACCTGTTCAGCTTCCTCGAACGCTGATCCCCGGCGGATCCCGGTTGTTCGTCGGCTGCGGGTGCGCTGTGGTTGCTCGCGCAGTTCCCCGCGCCCCTCAGGGGGCTTTCCCCCCACCTCCGGTGAACTTCTCGTACTCCTTCAGCACTTCCTCCGTACCCCCGTCCATCCGCAACTCCCCCCGCTCCAGCCACAGCACCCGATCGCACGTGTCCCGGATCGACTTGTTGTTGTGGCTCACGAGAAAGACCGTCCCCGCACTCTTCCGCAACTCACGGATCCGAGCCTCAGAGCGCTTCTGAAAGGAGCGATCCCCCGTGGCCAGGGCCTCGTCGATCATCAGTACGTCATGGTCCTTGGCCGCGGCGATGGAGAAGCGGAGCCGTGCGGCCATTCCGGACGAGTACGTCCGCATGGGCAGTGTGATGAAGTCGCCCTTCTCGTTGATGCCGGAGAAGTCGACGATCTCCTGATACCGCTCGCGGACCTGTTCCCGGGACATTCCCATGGCGAGGCCGCCGAGATAGACGTTGCGCTCGCCGGTCAGGTCGTTCATCAGGGCGGCGTTCACCCCGAGCAGGGAGGGCTGACCGTCCGTGTAGATCCGCCCGTGCTCCACCGGCAGCAGCCCGGCGACGGCCTTGAGCAGTGTGGACTTTCCGGACCCGTTCGTACCGATGAGCCCGATCGCCTCACCCCGGTACGCGGTGAAGGAGACCGCCTTCACGGCGTGCACCTTCCGCACACCCGAGGCCTGTTCGGTCTTCTTCCGGCGCAGGATGCGGTTGAGGGCCGCGGTGGCGCTGCCGCGGCCGGCCCCCGTGCCGTTGACGCGGTAGACGATGTCGACGCGGTCGGCGACGACCGTGGGGATGGGTTCCGTCGCGACGGTGGGGACGGGTTCGGTCGCGACGGTGGGGACACGGTCCGCGACGAGGGCGGAGGCGGGTGCGTTGTTGGTGGGATCAGCCACGGCCGTACGTCTCCTCAGCCTTCCAGAAGTAGATGAAGCCGCCGACGCCGGCGAGCAGCGCCCAGCCGACCGCGAGCGCCCACACGTGGTGGGGCAGCTGGCTCGCGTGGAAGGTGTCGATGAGCGCGAACCGCATGAGGTCGATGTAGACCGCGGCCGGGTTGCACTCCAGGGCGACCAGCACGATGTGCGGCATGTCCTGGTGGGCGGTGAGCACCTTGTCGATGCTCCACATGACACCGGACACGTACATCCAGGTGCGCAGCACGAACGGCATCAGCTGCGCGATGTCCGGCGTCCTGGCGCCCATCCGGGCCATGATCATCGCCACGCCCGCGTTGAACACGAACTGCAGTGCCAGGGCGGGAACGACCAGGAGCCAGGACACGCTGACGGGCACGCCGACGCAGAGCAGGATCACGAACAGCGCGGCCATCGAGAACAGCAACTGCTGGAGCTGCTGCAGCGCGTACGAGACCGGGAGCGCGGCCCGCGGGAAGTGCAGGGCGCGCACCAGGCCGAGGCTGCCGGAGATCGCCCGGGTGCCCGCCATGATCGAGCTCTGGGTGAACGTCCACACGAAGACGCCGGTGACCAGGAACGGGATGTAGTCCGGGACGCCGCGGCTCGTGCCCATGAGCTCGCCGAAGATGAAGTAGTAGACCGCCGCGTTCAGCAGGGGCGTGGCCACCTGCCAGACCTGGCCGAGCTTCGCCTGGCTGTACTGGGCGGTGAGCTTGGCGGTGGCGAACGCCGTGATGAAGTGCCTGCGAGCCCACAACTGGCGGACGTACGCGGGCAGTGAGGGGCGGGCGCCGCTGACCGTGAGGCCGTAACGGGCGGCGAGTGCCGCGGCGTCGTCGGGCAGGGCGGCCGATGCCGGCACCGGGTCGGGTGCCGGGGGCGGTGTGTGGAGGACCTGACTCACATCCGCTGCTTTCGCTCGGAGCGCGGGGCTCGTGGGAGTGGGTGTGCGAACGGGGGTGCACGAATGGGGTGTGCGAACGCTTCTTTTACGTCGCTACGGGCCCGTCTTTACCCGTACCGGGGACCCTCTTTACGTCGGGACGGAACCGTATCGTCGTCACGTGAGCGTAGGCCGATCTCACGTCGGAACGCAACCGTTTCGTCGTGACGCCCCTATGCTGATGAACATGACGACGAATGCCGACGGGACCCCGACGAACGCCGAAGGGGCCCCGGAGAGCCCGCAGCAGCCGCGCCGCCGGACTCCCGCCGGGGCGGCGGTGCTCCGGGAGGATGTGACGGAGGCCATCAGGGCGGCCGTCTTCGAGGAGCTCGCGGCCGTCGGATACGCGCGGATGTCCATCGAGGGGATCGCGCGCCGCGCGGGCGTGGGCAAGACCGCGGTGTACCGCCGGTGGCGCTCCAAGCTGCACCTGGTGCTCGACCTGGTGTCGGCGGTCGCGGTTCAGGGGCTGCCGGCACCCGACACGGGCACCCTGGAGGGCGACCTGCGCCTCCTGTACGAGGTCACGTCACGGGCCCTGCGTCACCCTGTCGCCTCGCAGATCATCCCCGACCTTCAGGCCGAGGCCGCCCGCAACCCGGACATCGCCGAGGCCATGCAGAAGGCCCTGCGGGAGGGGCAGGAGGGCGTCGCCAGCGGCATCGT contains:
- a CDS encoding ABC transporter ATP-binding protein translates to MPTVVADRVDIVYRVNGTGAGRGSATAALNRILRRKKTEQASGVRKVHAVKAVSFTAYRGEAIGLIGTNGSGKSTLLKAVAGLLPVEHGRIYTDGQPSLLGVNAALMNDLTGERNVYLGGLAMGMSREQVRERYQEIVDFSGINEKGDFITLPMRTYSSGMAARLRFSIAAAKDHDVLMIDEALATGDRSFQKRSEARIRELRKSAGTVFLVSHNNKSIRDTCDRVLWLERGELRMDGGTEEVLKEYEKFTGGGGKAP
- a CDS encoding ABC transporter permease, which translates into the protein MSQVLHTPPPAPDPVPASAALPDDAAALAARYGLTVSGARPSLPAYVRQLWARRHFITAFATAKLTAQYSQAKLGQVWQVATPLLNAAVYYFIFGELMGTSRGVPDYIPFLVTGVFVWTFTQSSIMAGTRAISGSLGLVRALHFPRAALPVSYALQQLQQLLFSMAALFVILLCVGVPVSVSWLLVVPALALQFVFNAGVAMIMARMGARTPDIAQLMPFVLRTWMYVSGVMWSIDKVLTAHQDMPHIVLVALECNPAAVYIDLMRFALIDTFHASQLPHHVWALAVGWALLAGVGGFIYFWKAEETYGRG
- a CDS encoding TetR/AcrR family transcriptional regulator, translating into MTTNADGTPTNAEGAPESPQQPRRRTPAGAAVLREDVTEAIRAAVFEELAAVGYARMSIEGIARRAGVGKTAVYRRWRSKLHLVLDLVSAVAVQGLPAPDTGTLEGDLRLLYEVTSRALRHPVASQIIPDLQAEAARNPDIAEAMQKALREGQEGVASGIVAAAERRGEVRMGIDDELALDLISGPLYWRSVVIRSPKLPKGYLESLARATAVALKAL